The following are encoded together in the Macrobrachium nipponense isolate FS-2020 chromosome 14, ASM1510439v2, whole genome shotgun sequence genome:
- the LOC135226524 gene encoding uncharacterized protein LOC135226524 yields the protein MDSKEDTEPSANQPQDPVASADIDASSSSAENAQTDSTVSGDAKSSDRKEEVDDGIVEETLKNSENINAGEDTRDSPEAQHEVSATGESSLNSIVSDSSPNTHAPESSLKKQTVRLHKKHLYPLSVPSRTVIDKKIVSTKKKAPVIIRNISEIVAKESDNDDVDSESQVHASSRCEESSHSKTIYISQSPNHEEFKENKQLTLVSHAENASTVDRSGPSKFKGNFVNDNESYKKGTLTPSVGSSQSSPYNTRYAHLKIGTIFSVSNKSSGISRKKYDKDSVKVVKSHANKYSTGLRCENLNVVEENSDNGVCFLCGISFDDDMGISLSVKKPLPLSNVDVITLLESFSISCAAVKAENLNFVNICNVCHTLIIEGDSSYKHLLSVASEMREQWPYRAMKSNPVFSLSIPDSTLNQFNSPDGVSERVAASEKQESNHSEYRKVRGRVGRPPKIKVKQEDDDDINWKPSQVKLERTTSTGRRGRPPKRKLKREKRGRPRKVIVKGEISENESFTCGLCSEEFLEESDWSNHYESVHNTQLRWVNYRSQKKLKKLILYNIQESFLNEDFTEATCHACDSKFFERHAFIEHLRCLHKMVIDDEFIAALYKYSQGHIENPEELFDSDIEKDIKAASDGTIIKIERESLAFPGKLEKSLKCKVCHLTLSSEQALKEHTDTNHFSLVVIGNDDSREVVVPEEKSEDGKAEIVSEKSEPLELTCKDDAENDDNVCEECEEIFESRHQLLEHKLNIHGSNDDRGQEKGLLRYECEVCGRRIYGLAALKVHMTKVHYKTVSSFKFSCWMCVYKSQSRSQLGKHMRMKHGKEIMPSVQCETCGKMYGSSYIAKHIATMHSTHTRNFGCNFCDMKFYDMAGLKFHIYHEHANKVWKCNKCPMEFKKYHQLRQHRIFTHSTKVHACMECPKTYKRKSDLTEHVKRLHLQRVVLLCPRCPKQYVNRFKLRNHLMKHHDVPWEDTLARNYARHQRANNCRRTEEGLLEANKDQQLEEDIFIQESYDHFERQKEMQDVSNNSEEQIEEQEYRDHFNRHSEEHEYHVQYRQSNDGILHQQQQRTHHIRPIKMERDDQPEEYIEIMEATDTFAKDGVTYVIIEES from the coding sequence ATGGATTCAAAAGAGGATACAGAGCCATCAGCGAATCAGCCGCAAGATCCTGTTGCCAGTGCAGACATTGATGCTTCAAGTTCATCAGCTGAAAATGCCCAAACAGACTCGACCGTTAGTGGAGATGCTAAAAGTAGTGATAGAAAAGAAGAGGTTGATGATGGAATAGTGGAAGAGACATTAAAAAACAGTGAGAATATTAATGCTGGTGAAGATACACGTGACTCTCCAGAAGCTCAGCATGAAGTATCTGCTACAGGCGAGAGCTCCTTGAACAGTATAGTTTCTGATTCATCACCTAATACCCATGCACCAGAAAGCAGCCTCAAGAAGCAGACAGTTCGATTacataaaaaacatttatatccCCTATCTGTACCATCTCGCACTGTTATTGATAAGAAAATAGTTTCTACCAAAAAGAAAGCTCCAGTGATTATACGAAATATATCGGAAATTGTAGCCAAAGAAAGTGACAATGATGATGTTGATTCAGAAAGTCAAGTTCATGCCAGTAGCAGGTGTGAGGAAAGCTCTCATTCAAAAACTATTTACATTTCTCAGAGTCCCAATCATGAagaattcaaagaaaataaacagtTGACATTAGTTAGTCATGCAGAGAATGCAAGCACAGTTGATAGGTCTGGTCCTTCAAAATTTAAAGGTAATTTTGTGAATGATAATGAATCCTATAAAAAAGGTACTTTAACACCTAGTGTGGGATCTTCGCAGTCCTCGCCGTATAATACACGTTATGCTCATTTGAAAATTGGAACAATATTTTCTGTTTCTAATAAATCTAGTGgcatatcaagaaaaaaatatgataaagacAGTGTTAAAGTTGTGAAAAGTCATGCAAATAAGTATTCAACTGGTTTAAGGTGTGAAAACTTGAATGTTGTTGAAGAGAACAGTGATAATGGGGTTTGCTTTTTGTGTGGGATTTCTTTTGATGACGATATGGGTATATCGCTTAGTGTTAAAAAGCCTCTTCCATTAAGTAATGTTGATGTTATTACACTTCTTGAGAGTTTTAGCATTTCCTGTGCAGCTGTGAAagctgaaaatttaaattttgttaatatatgtaatgtttgtCACACTTTAATCATTGAAGGGGACTCTTCTTATAAACATTTATTATCAGTTGCTTCAGAAATGAGAGAACAGTGGCCTTATCGAGCAATGAAAAGTAATCCTGTTTTTTCACTCAGTATCCCAGATAGTACTCTTAATCAGTTTAATAGTCCTGATGGTGTATCGGAAAGAGTCGCCGCATCAGAGAAGCAAGAGTCTAATCATTCAGAATATAGAAAGGTTAGGGGGAGAGTTGGCAGGCCACCAAAAATAAAGGTCAAgcaggaagatgatgatgatataaactGGAAACCTTctcaagtgaaattggaaagaacTACCAGCACGGGCAGACGGGGACGACCACCTAAGAGaaagctgaagagagagaaaagaggaagaccaCGTAAAGTTATTGTCAAGGGAGAGATTTCAGAGAATGAATCTTTTACTTGTGGGTTGTGTAGCGAAGAGTTTTTGGAGGAGAGTGACTGGAGTAACCATTATGAAAGTGTCCATAATACTCAGTTGAGATGGGTTAATTACAGGTcacagaaaaaactgaaaaagttgattttatataacaTTCAGGAAAGTTTCTTAAATGAAGATTTCACTGAGGCCACATGCCATGCTTGTGACAGCAAGTTCTTTGAAAGACATGCATTCATTGAACACTTACGTTGTCTGCATAAGATGGTTATAGACGATGAATTTATTGctgcattatataaatatagtcaGGGACATATAGAAAATCCTGAGGAGTTGTTTGATAGTGACATAGAAAAGGATATCAAAGCTGCTAGTGATGGAACCATcatcaagatagagagagaatctttggCCTTTCCAGGAAAACTTGAAAAGTCTTTGAAATGCAAAGTTTGCCACTTGACCTTGAGTAGTGAGCAGGCACTGAAAGAGCATACGGACACTAATCACTTTTCTCTTGTTGTTATTGGCAATGATGACAGTCGGGAGGTTGTGGTTCCTGAGGAAAAGTCAGAAGATGGGAAAGCAGAAATTGTGAGTGAAAAATCTGAACCGCTTGAACTGACTTGCAAAGATGATgctgaaaatgatgacaatgtctGTGAAGAGTGTGAAGAAATATTTGAAAGTCGCCATCAACTGTTAGAACATAAGCTGAATATTCATGGGAGTAATGATGACAGAGGGCAGGAAAAGGGCTTGTTGAGATACGAGTGTGAAGTTTGTGGTCGGAGAATTTATGGGCTGGCAGCTCTCAAAGTGCACATGACAAAGGTGCATTATAAGACTGTGTCAAGCTTCAAGTTTAGTTGTTGGATGTGTGTATACAAATCTCAGTCAAGAAGCCAGTTGGGAAAGCATATGAGAATGAAACATGGTAAGGAGATCATGCCCTCAGTTCAGTGTGAAACTTGTGGAAAAATGTATGGCTCAAGTTACATTGCTAAACATATAGCTACCATGCATTCAACACATACAAGAAACTTCGGGTGCAATTTCTGTGATATGAAGTTTTATGATATGGCTGGATTGAAGTTTCATATATATCATGAGCATGCAAATAAAGTTTGGAAGTGCAACAAGTGTCCCATGGAATTTAAAAAGTATCATCAGCTACGTCAACATCGTATTTTTACTCACAGTACTAAAGTACATGCATGTATGGAGTGTCCAAAAACTTATAAGAGGAAGAGTGATTTGACAGAGCATGTAAAGAGACTTCACCTTCAAAGAGTAGTTTTATTGTGTCCACGTTGTCCCAAGCAGTATGTCAATCGCTTCAAATTACGGAATCACCTGATGAAACATCACGATGTTCCCTGGGAAGACACTCTAGCAAGGAATTATGCTCGACATCAGCGTGCAAACAATTGTCGTAGAACAGAGGAAGGACTTTTGGAAGCTAATAAAGATCAGCAGCTGGAAGAAGACATTTTTATCCAAGAGTCCTATGATCATTTTGAAAGGCAGAAGGAAATGCAGGACGTTAGCAATAACAGTGAAGAACAGATAGAAGAACAAGAGTACCGCGATCACTTCAACAGGCACAGCGAAGAACATGAGTACCACGTTCAGTATCGACAGAGTAACGATGGGATTTTGCATCAGCAGCAGCAAAGAACTCATCACATAAGACCCATAAAAATGGAGAGAGATGATCAGCCTGAGGAATATATTGAGATAATGGAAGCAACAGATACTTTTGCCAAGGATGGTGTAACTTATGTAATCATAGAGGAGTCATAG
- the LOC135226525 gene encoding zinc finger protein 814-like → MSDIQDMTKEDLYAVSNTGRGRRRKMKVNPYAKNYLESSDNESDDNSPQVSENKSFLDICKLAADRRLKAIDSDDDSFILDSEEEEDNVVAKLTPDSRCHIKQDFIEVREGDLTVIQEECCFLCEEPLAGEVTVMTMRLHVPLPSSFLSPISLLHYFGVNFKSSGIDLGSMVTVDVCWQCHSVVLEGDKVFQNFVTVGTCMKNMWPKITNKSMLLKNVEELCNVESMDSYDEEKDEIEILPNDSISKKDAKKKRKKQSVRSCDLRMRMCELCGTSCAGLSNWEDHCESDHKVTKHWIRYTYQFALKQAILKKLKEVVSKNKVEEKVKCPACKLDFEGQNLSNHIITYHKIAIDESSLSSVPNPNEYVIDSSMVTTDGPHLSAGHMGDPGGSVIRRADAGGHEIVQSCSNVMTAANIEYIDERVTQIGVVCNLCHIFIEGSLLEHIELSHMDIVVLLKRDQTEASRYKIDTLTSLESCDNVRSYKPKRLWKKLKFSCNICGQNKFSDLIKLLEHKRSSHEECEEAQLDYDSVLVECQFCGYRVIGTPALRLHTIEKHVQAGNQSYYEYNCKLCIFQSANKEDYKKHMEMKHGKNFNQHVQCEVCGKMVSSKYIGVHHKKMHSHSRNYACNMCDMKFFDCQSLKCHFTEEHVDNEYECELCQLKFKKYHQLRQHRIYVHSTKVYKCLYCDATFKRKCDQSSHTKRKHMEREYFYCNFCSKQFNDRGKRNKHLIMVHGVNREDTWSENFARNKRQKGYFHQRAMRGEMAKNQQGMVVDNSQKQMIMPNRQEIASTDGTLIVEQVPQFGGMGFMHPHFTMQH, encoded by the coding sequence ATGTCAGATATCCAGGACATGACGAAAGAGGACTTGTATGCGGTGTCAAACActgggagaggaagaagaagaaaaatgaaagtcaATCCATATGCCAAAAATTACTTGGAGAGTTCTGATAATGAATCAGATGACAACTCTCCCCAAGTTTCAGAAAACAAGTCATTTCTTGATATATGTAAATTAGCAGCTGATAGAAGACTTAAGGCTATAGATTCAGATGATGACAGTTTTATTTTAGATTCTGAGGAGGAAGAAGATAATGTTGTTGCTAAATTAACTCCAGATTCAAGGTGCCATATTAAACAAGATTTCATAGAAGTGCGGGAAGGGGATTTGACGGTGATACAAGAAGAATGTTGTTTTCTCTGTGAAGAACCCTTAGCCGGAGAGGTCACAGTGATGACAATGAGACTCCATGTTCCTTTGCCTTCAAGTTTTCTAAGTCCAATTAGCCTTTTACATTATTTTGGAGTTAATTTTAAATCTTCAGGTATAGATTTAGGCAGTATGGTCACAGTTGATGTATGTTGGCAGTGTCACTCAGTGGTATTAGAAGGAGATAAAGTGTTCCAAAATTTTGTTACTGTAGGTACCTGTATGAAGAATATGTGGCcaaaaattacaaacaaaagtaTGCTGTTAAAAAATGTTGAAGAACTCTGTAATGTAGAAAGTATGGATAGTTATGACGAAGAAAAGGATGAAATTGAAATTCTTCCGAATGACAGTATATCAAAAAAAGATgccaaaaagaagaggaaaaaacaaagtgTTAGGTCATGTGATCTGAGGATGCGGATGTGTGAACTATGCGGGACGAGTTGTGCAGGCTTGAGTAACTGGGAAGACCATTGTGAATCTGATCACAAAGTCACAAAGCACTGGATAAGATATACATATCAGTTTGCTTTGAAACAGGCCATTTTAAAGAAGCTGAAAGAAGTAGTTTCAAAGAATAAAgtggaagaaaaagtaaaatgtcCAGCGTGCAAATTAGATTTTGAGGGTCAGAACCTATCAAATCATATAATTACATATCATAAAATTGCTATTGATGAAAGTTCCTTGTCCTCAGTCCCAAATCCTAATGAGTATGTTATTGACAGTAGCATGGTGACGACAGATGGTCCCCATTTGTCTGCAGGACATATGGGTGATCCTGGTGGTAGTGTGATAAGAAGGGCCGATGCTGGAGGTCATGAAATTGTGCAGAGTTGCAGTAATGTCATGACAGCTGCCAATATTGAATATATAGATGAACGAGTTACTCAGATTGGTGTGGTGTGTAATTTGTGCCACATATTCATTGAAGGCTCTTTGCTTGAGCACATAGAACTAAGCCATATGGATATCGTAGTATTGCTGAAAAGAGATCAGACAGAAGCCAGTCGATATAAGATAGATACACTAACTTCCTTAGAGTCATGTGACAATGTTAGGTCATACAAACCAAAAAGACTTTGGAAAAAGTTGAAATTTTCTTGTAATATATGTGGGCAAAATAAGTTTTCTGACCTTATTAAGCTTCTGGAACACAAACGATCATCCCATGAAGAATGTGAAGAGGCACAACTGGATTATGATTCTGTGTTAGTTGAATGCCAGTTTTGTGGCTACAGAGTCATTGGAACACCAGCTCTTAGGTTACATACTATTGAAAAGCATGTGCAAGCAGGTAATCAGtcttattatgaatataattgcaAACTATGTATATTTCAGTCTGCCAACAAGGAAGATTACAAGAAGCACATGGAAATGAAACATGGTAAAAACTTTAATCAGCATGTTCAATGTGAAGTATGTGGGAAAATGGTATCATCAAAATATATTGGTGTTCATCATAAGAAGATGCATTCTCACTCCAGAAATTATGCATGTAATATGTGTGACATGAAATTCTTTGATTGTCAGTCACTGAAATGCCATTTCACCGAAGAGCATGTGGATAATGAATATGAATGTGAATTGTGTCAATTAAAGTTCAAGAAATACCACCAGTTACGGCAGCATCGTATCTATGTTCATAGTACAAAAGTTTACAAATGTTTATATTGTGATGCAACATTCAAAAGAAAATGCGACCAGTCTTCCCATACAAAAAGAAAGCATATGGAAAGAGAATAtttttattgtaacttttgttcAAAGCAGTTCAATGATAGAGGTAAGCGTAACAAACATCTAATCATGGTGCATGGAGTGAATAGGGAAGACACTTGGTCTGAAAACTTTGCCCGTAACAAACGACAGAAGGGGTACTTTCATCAGCGTGCAATGCGGGGTGAAATGGCAAAGAACCAGCAAGGAATGGTGGTTGATAACAGTCAGAAGCAGATGATCATGCCTAACAGACAAGAAATCGCCTCTACTGATGGCACTCTGATTGTTGAGCAGGTTCCACAGTTTGGAGGGATGGGTTTTATGCATCCACATTTTACAATGCAGCATTAA
- the LOC135226523 gene encoding uncharacterized protein LOC135226523, with protein sequence MENSTSERNIELNEHFTDESHKKDSSVIFIYGDLSDAASSCAETGVDSEGGEQANVSVSCAFSESAGSFKQTTLFESPSKEYGNCEKELCDNKDPPSSSCVSCSPLSDQGKELSSFDITPNEKCDKDLIVNQTKKNVLNKDQSDRVCGLSRINPPIMIKKVTPLKSSDHGIPKSKLPSVSVTCTEVQRSIQTDAHLKRYPPISVRKMICDNMTSKKEESNSDPSFNLMNSQHSAQCMKQGQIKCDFVCSLYKSNDWIKDSPCSPKFVGKLKQKTRKKNAHVVVKNITNSDKGSKTQNEVNTCRNEAKHLLCVFCEKFFGWKAISCVKLDAPLPSSFMNPLSLLQHFGITLSIPVYGPDKKKLTFINVCHVCYDLMVDADELYKKFHSLADQMRQSWPKHTIDNNSSILMPVSGSVDESFYGCPSPLGEPPLNNVSGITEKERKLGKKPQYILPKLNKAADVSMSVIIPSELEAMINMNEEKCDKPVVNAENVKAKRVRTEPLTCGLCGKDFYVEDQWEYHLEKDHRVQKKWHRFTTKMHTRLRAHIISELIKHKNGQKGFEWCSDDKNKHCMQEEGKIVYTCDACGNVFGDQNYFVAHLRSFHSIMVDDSLVFGTECSSRGKCDNQSSDEKRFTVQSEVISGIEKGLAECYPDGNLHLIANKLKKAEDNGGVENEILHMNHLENNAGDSLLVSTYCQNIGGTSLSSSSPTEKPALNKVTVQKRNLLLDTSIDEVKCLICNKIFSSKKALEDHVEMSHLSSSVILKGNESGGVVDYAIDVQGSDGTVKKLGDDSNFTIEETVNRTEELINWQSDNVLDSSNFTDNKLKVCKSQLDKEMLQHLVYECEICSRRIAGKKLLLMHMKRMHNISMDLQGAERLRYCKYCLFRCTSRPLLKDHQKEKHGQHREANRQQCETCGKIYSSKYIQEHMSVMHGSERKHSCNLCGMKFFDHKGWRNHFYLEHANKEWKCGKCNLVFKKYHQLRQHMTYIHSTKEFKCDKCPKIYKRKGDLTVHIKRAHEKIVSFCNYCSKQYRSPYKLKAHLVNVHGLSKEETYSQRYARHKRANNKHWLLGKDSDMSSDKTLEIPEGSEVEEACMRIEKGSSELQLAEVIESTSNDLDEVTVLILSS encoded by the coding sequence ATGGAGAATTCCACTTCAGAAAGGAATATTGAGCTGAATGAGCACTTTACAGATGAATCTCACAAGAAGGATTCATCTGTTATCTTCATCTATGGTGATTTATCCGATGCAGCCTCATCTTGTGCTGAAACTGGTGTTGATTCTGAAGGAGGTGAGCAGGCTAATGTATCTGTATCTTGTGCTTTTTCTGAAAGTGCTGGATCCTTTAAGCAGACTACTTTGTTTGAAAGtccctccaaagaatatggaaatTGTGAGAAAGAACTTTGTGACAATAAAGACCCTCCCAGTTCTTCCTGTGTAAGTTGCAGTCCCTTGTCTGACCAAGGAAAAGAATTGTCCTCATTTGACATAACACCAAATGAAAAATGTGATAAAGATTTAATAGTAAATCAGACTAAGAAAAATGTACTAAACAAAGACCAAAGTGATAGAGTGTGTGGTCTTTCAAGGATCAATCCACCAatcatgataaaaaaagtaactccACTTAAAAGTTCTGACCATGGCATTCCAAAATCAAAATTGCCATCTGTTTCAGTTACGTGTACTGAAGTCCAGAGAAGTATTCAGACTGATGCACACCTTAAAAGATATCCTCCAATATCTGTGAGAAAAATGATATGTGATAACATGACTTCTAAAAAGGAAGAATCAAATTCAGATCCATCTTTCAACCTGATGAATTCTCAACATTCTGCTCAGTGCATGAAACAGGGACAAATTAAATGTgattttgtgtgtagtctttaTAAGTCCAATGATTGGATTAAAGACAGTCCATGCTCTCCAAAATTTGTCGgcaaattaaaacagaaaactaGAAAGAAAAATGCTCATGTAGTGGTGAAAAATATTACTAACAGTGACAAGGGCAGTAAGACACAAAATGAGGTTAATACTTGTCGTAATGAAGCAAAGCATCTCCTGTGTGTATTTTGTGaaaaattctttggatggaaaGCTATCAGTTGTGTGAAACTTGATGCCCCTCTTCCCTCAAGCTTCATGAATCCATTATCACTTTTGCAACATTTTGGAATTACACTTTCCATTCCTGTGTATGGACCAGACAAAAAGAAATTGACATTTATAAATGTGTGTCACGTATGTTATGATCTAATGGTAGATGctgatgaattatataaaaaattccatTCCTTAGCAGATCAGATGAGGCAGTCGTGGCCCAAACATACCATAGATAATAACTCCTCAATATTAATGCCTGTATCTGGTTCAGTAGATGAAAGTTTTTATGGATGTCCATCTCCTTTAGGTGAACCTCCCCTAAATAATGTTTCTGGTataacagaaaaggaaagaaaattaggGAAAAAGCCTCAGTATATTCTACCAAAATTAAACAAGGCTGCAGATGTGTCCATGAGTGTGATTATTCCATCTGAACTTGAGGCAATgataaatatgaatgaggaaaaaTGTGATAAGCCAGTTGTGAATGCTGAGAACGTTAAAGCTAAGAGAGTGAGAACAGAACCTCTCACTTGTGGTCTGTGTGGTAAAGATTTTTATGTTGAAGATCAGTGGGAATATCATTTAGAAAAGGATCACAGGGTTCAGAAGAAATGGCACAGATTCACAACAAAAATGCACACAAGGCTTCGAGCTCACATAATCAGTGAactgataaaacataaaaatggtcagaaaggTTTTGAGTGGTGCAgtgatgataaaaataaacattgcaTGCAGGAAGAGGGCAAAATCGTTTACACGTGTGATGCTTGTGGAAATGTGTTTGGTGATCAGAATTATTTTGTGGCCCATTTGCGCAGCTTTCATAGTATTATGGTTGATGACTCGCTGGTGTTTGGTACCGAATGCAGCAGCCGAGGAAAATGTGATAATCAGAGTTCGGACGAAAAAAGGTTTACAGTTCAATCTGAAGTAATTTCGGgtattgaaaaaggtttagcagaaTGTTATCCTGAtggaaatttacatttaattgcaaataaactaaaaaagGCAGAAGATAATGGAGGTGTTGAAAATGAAATCTTGCATATgaatcatcttgaaaataatgCTGGGGATTCGTTATTGGTCAGTACCTACTGCCAGAATATTGGTGGCACATCTTTGTCAAGCAGTTCACCTACAGAAAAGCCTGCTTTGAACAAAGTCACAGTCCAAAAGAGAAACCTACTGCTTGATACTAGCATTGATGAAGTTAAATGTTTAATTTGCAACAAAATATTTAGTTCCAAGAAAGCTTTGGAAGATCATGTTGAGATGTCCCACCTGTCTTCGTCTGTTATTTTAAAGGGAAACGAGAGTGGAGGTGTTGTGGACTATGCCATTGATGTGCAAGGTAGTGATGGAACAGTGAAGAAATTAGGTGACGATTCAAATTTTACAATAGAAGAAACAGTTAATAGAACTGAAGAACTGATAAACTGGCAGAGTGATAATGTTTTAGATAGCTCTAACTTTACTGATAATAAACTCAAAGTATGCAAAAGTCAGTTAGATAAAGAAATGCTCCAACATTTGGtgtatgaatgtgaaatatgtAGTAGAAGAATCGCAGGAAAGAAACTGTTACTGATGCACATGAAGAGAATGCATAATATATCGATGGACTTGCAAGGGGCAGAGCGACTTCGTTATTGTAAATATTGTCTGTTCCGCTGCACAAGTCGTCCACTTCTCAAAGATCACCAGAAAGAAAAGCATGGTCAGCATAGAGAAGCAAATCGGCAACAATGTGAAACCTGTGGTAAGATTTATTCTTCTAAATACATTCAGGAGCATATGTCAGTCATGCATGGCAGTGAAAGAAAGCATTCTTGTAACTTATGTGGGATGAAATTCTTTGACCATAAAGGTTGGAggaatcatttttatttagaacATGCAAATAAAGAATGGAAATGTGGAAAATGTAATTTAGTGTTCAAGAAATATCATCAGCTGCGACAGCACATGACATATATCCATAGTACAAAGGAGTTCAAATGTGATAAGTGTCCAAAAATTTACAAAAGGAAAGGAGATTTAACAGTACATATCAAGAGAGCTCATGAAAAGATTGTCTCATTTTGTAATTATTGCTCAAAGCAATACAGAAGTCCATATAAACTTAAAGCCCATTTAGTGAATGTACATGGGCTCTCCAAAGAAGAAACTTACTCTCAGAGATATGCAAGACATAAACGAGCGAATAATAAGCATTGGTTGTTAGGCAAGGATAGTGATATGTCCTCTGACAAAACATTAGAAATTCCTGAAGGTAGTGAGGTAGAAGAGGCTTGTATGAGAATTGAAAAGGGTTCCTCTGAACTTCAGTTGGCTGAGGTTATTGAGTCAACAAGCAATGATCTTGATGAAGTAACGGTGCTCatattatcatcataa